In one window of Reinekea forsetii DNA:
- a CDS encoding class I SAM-dependent methyltransferase, with the protein MIQSLEQSVNEENETRIRLYDFSTGTQTFFQWQAGMLPSLAGKRVLELGCGSGGFWQSLLPRWSNCALTLTDISQDILSSAQQKLEPLSNLAASLEFETLDFNELAKVAGPFDVVIANHNLFYAQEIDGLLASVIRLLTSDGLLICSTVGQDHLHELATLLRLKQQDLTWGAETWANCFGLENGGGILQRHFQQVDQFEYDNSLHVNSAEPVMDYLLKTMKSSLAEWVTEHYDEIHAAISDAMVVRGYLRLTPHSGFFIARKNG; encoded by the coding sequence GTGATTCAGTCATTAGAACAGTCTGTTAATGAAGAAAATGAAACGCGCATTCGCTTGTATGATTTTTCCACGGGTACGCAAACCTTTTTTCAGTGGCAGGCCGGGATGTTGCCCTCCCTCGCCGGGAAAAGGGTGCTGGAGCTGGGTTGCGGCAGCGGTGGCTTTTGGCAGTCTCTATTACCGCGCTGGTCAAACTGCGCGCTGACACTGACCGATATTTCTCAGGATATCTTGTCGTCAGCCCAACAAAAGCTCGAGCCGCTAAGCAACCTAGCCGCGAGCCTTGAATTTGAAACGCTGGATTTTAATGAGTTAGCCAAGGTCGCGGGCCCTTTTGATGTGGTTATCGCCAATCACAATCTGTTTTACGCACAGGAAATCGACGGACTGCTGGCCTCAGTGATCCGCTTGCTGACGTCCGACGGACTGCTGATTTGCTCGACAGTGGGGCAGGACCATCTGCATGAATTGGCCACTTTATTAAGGTTAAAGCAGCAGGATTTGACCTGGGGCGCCGAGACATGGGCCAACTGCTTTGGTTTGGAAAATGGCGGTGGCATCTTGCAGCGCCACTTTCAGCAAGTAGACCAGTTTGAATATGACAACAGTCTGCACGTCAACTCCGCAGAACCGGTAATGGATTATCTGTTGAAAACCATGAAGAGTAGTCTGGCCGAGTGGGTGACGGAGCATTACGACGAGATCCATGCCGCTATTAGTGACGCCATGGTGGTCAGGGGATATTTGCGCCTCACCCCTCATTCAGGCTTCTTCATCGCTCGAAAAAACGGTTAA
- the glnL gene encoding nitrogen regulation protein NR(II): MDKDSAFRRIMAHQYTAVVVLDGSCVVEHINSAAELLLVRSEKQLLGHAFDSLFAQPDEIRSLLASVVQEGASVSVRSASWQMQSRELLTLDFIVSPVMDRNQIHLIVEMVPADRSVRISRDEGRVDHTETSRHLVRGLAHEIKNPLGGIRGAAQLLASELPSDELQEYTRVIIKEADRLRNLVDRLLGSHQMPAFSQLNIHQVLERVLALIKAEAGDRVTLIRDYDPSIPEFLGDEAQLIQVFLNIARNALQALSESDQSAAVIRFRSRTVRQYTIRQKRHRIVARIDVIDNGPGIERDMLEKIFYPMISGRASGTGLGLSLVQQLVELHNGSVACESEAGQTLFTVHLPLETIDE, from the coding sequence GTGGATAAGGATTCAGCATTTCGACGCATTATGGCACATCAATATACGGCAGTAGTGGTGCTGGATGGGTCCTGTGTCGTGGAGCATATTAACTCTGCCGCCGAACTCCTACTGGTGCGTTCCGAAAAACAACTGCTCGGCCATGCCTTTGATAGCCTGTTTGCCCAACCGGATGAAATTCGGTCTCTGCTGGCGTCGGTTGTTCAGGAGGGCGCTTCGGTATCGGTGCGCTCGGCCAGCTGGCAAATGCAGAGCCGAGAACTCCTGACACTCGACTTTATTGTCAGTCCCGTTATGGATAGGAACCAAATACACCTAATTGTGGAAATGGTACCGGCCGACCGATCGGTGCGCATCAGCCGCGATGAGGGTCGAGTGGATCATACCGAGACCAGTCGGCATTTGGTGCGCGGCCTGGCGCATGAAATCAAGAATCCGCTCGGTGGTATTCGCGGTGCCGCCCAGCTATTGGCGAGCGAATTGCCCAGTGATGAGCTGCAGGAGTACACCCGGGTAATCATCAAGGAAGCCGATCGATTGCGTAATTTGGTCGACCGGTTATTGGGCAGTCACCAGATGCCGGCCTTCTCGCAATTGAATATTCATCAGGTCCTAGAGCGTGTATTGGCGCTTATCAAGGCCGAAGCAGGTGATCGTGTGACCCTGATTCGCGACTACGATCCGAGCATTCCGGAGTTTCTCGGGGACGAGGCACAACTGATCCAGGTCTTTCTCAATATCGCCCGCAATGCCCTGCAGGCCCTGTCGGAAAGCGATCAATCGGCTGCGGTAATTCGCTTCCGATCCCGTACCGTGCGCCAATATACCATCCGACAAAAACGCCACCGTATCGTTGCGCGTATCGATGTAATCGACAATGGCCCTGGCATTGAGCGCGATATGCTGGAAAAAATATTCTATCCGATGATCTCCGGTCGTGCCTCGGGCACGGGCTTGGGTTTATCGCTGGTGCAACAGTTGGTTGAATTACACAATGGTTCCGTAGCGTGTGAAAGCGAAGCGGGGCAGACATTATTTACCGTCCATCTTCCCTTGGAGACAATAGATGAGTAA
- the hisA gene encoding 1-(5-phosphoribosyl)-5-[(5-phosphoribosylamino)methylideneamino]imidazole-4-carboxamide isomerase gives MLIIPAIDLKDGHCVRLLQGRMEDATVFGADPVAMATRWVEAGCKRLHLVDLNGAFEGAPIHADAVLRIAQKYPKLPIQIGGGIRSLETIAHYIEAGVSWCIIGTKALQDPDFVKAACKQFPGKIIVGIDAKDGWVATDGWADISNVKATDLAVGFADAGVSAIVYTDISRDGMMQGVNWPATQALAAACGIPVIASGGVTNMNDVTELCQHAQSGIAGAITGRAIYEGTLDLSAAQQYCDRYTSA, from the coding sequence ATGCTGATTATCCCTGCCATCGATTTAAAAGACGGCCACTGCGTTCGCCTTCTGCAAGGGCGTATGGAAGACGCCACCGTGTTTGGTGCCGATCCGGTTGCCATGGCGACCCGCTGGGTCGAGGCTGGCTGCAAGCGTTTGCATTTGGTGGACCTCAATGGCGCCTTCGAAGGCGCGCCGATCCATGCCGATGCCGTGCTTCGGATTGCGCAGAAATATCCCAAGTTACCGATTCAGATTGGTGGCGGTATTCGTTCGCTCGAGACCATAGCCCATTATATCGAGGCCGGTGTCAGCTGGTGCATCATCGGTACTAAGGCCCTGCAGGATCCGGATTTTGTAAAGGCGGCCTGTAAGCAATTCCCGGGCAAAATCATAGTGGGCATCGACGCCAAAGACGGCTGGGTGGCGACCGACGGTTGGGCCGACATTAGTAACGTCAAGGCTACCGACCTGGCCGTCGGTTTTGCCGACGCCGGTGTCAGTGCTATCGTTTACACCGATATTAGCCGGGATGGCATGATGCAAGGCGTCAATTGGCCGGCCACTCAAGCCTTGGCGGCTGCATGTGGAATACCGGTCATCGCCTCGGGTGGCGTCACCAATATGAACGATGTCACCGAGCTGTGCCAGCATGCCCAGAGCGGCATCGCCGGTGCCATTACCGGTCGTGCCATCTATGAAGGTACGCTGGATTTAAGCGCGGCCCAACAGTACTGCGATCGTTATACAAGCGCATAA
- a CDS encoding argininosuccinate synthase: protein MSDIKKVVLAYSGGLDTSVIAKWITETYKCEVVTFTADLGQGEEVEPARAKAKALGIKEIYIEDLREEFVRDFVFPMFRANAIYEGEYLLGTSIARPLIAKRLIEIANETGADAISHGATGKGNDQVRFELGAYALKPGVKVIAPWREWDLTSRETLMDYCAKHDIPVDFNKAGKKSPYSMDANLLHISYESGILEDPWTEAEEEMWRWSVSPEAAPDQATYIELSYLTGDIVAIDDQAMTPAEVLTYLNKVGGDNGIGRLDLVENRYVGMKARGCYETPGGTIMMRAHRAIESITLDREVAHLKDSLMPKYAELIYNGYWWSPERQLLQKMIDASQEPVNGTVRLKLYKGNVTVVGRKSDDSLFDEKMATMEDDAGAYNQKDAEGFIKLNALRLKIAAAKGRSPL from the coding sequence ATGTCAGATATTAAAAAAGTTGTGTTGGCCTATTCTGGCGGTCTCGATACCTCGGTGATCGCTAAATGGATTACTGAGACTTATAAGTGTGAAGTGGTCACCTTTACCGCCGACCTGGGTCAGGGTGAAGAAGTTGAACCCGCCCGCGCCAAGGCTAAAGCCCTGGGCATCAAAGAAATCTACATCGAAGACTTGCGTGAAGAATTCGTCCGTGACTTCGTTTTCCCGATGTTTCGCGCCAATGCCATCTATGAGGGTGAGTACTTACTCGGCACCTCTATTGCCCGGCCCCTGATCGCCAAGCGATTAATCGAAATCGCCAATGAAACCGGTGCGGATGCTATCTCTCATGGTGCCACCGGTAAGGGTAACGATCAGGTTCGCTTTGAGTTGGGTGCCTATGCCTTGAAGCCCGGTGTGAAGGTGATTGCGCCTTGGCGTGAATGGGATCTGACGTCGCGTGAAACGCTGATGGACTATTGCGCCAAACATGATATCCCGGTCGATTTCAACAAGGCGGGCAAAAAATCGCCCTATTCGATGGATGCCAACCTGCTGCATATTTCCTATGAAAGTGGCATCCTGGAAGATCCATGGACCGAAGCCGAGGAAGAGATGTGGCGCTGGAGTGTCAGCCCCGAAGCGGCCCCCGATCAAGCCACCTATATTGAACTGTCGTACCTCACCGGTGACATTGTCGCCATCGATGACCAGGCAATGACTCCGGCCGAAGTCCTGACCTATCTGAATAAGGTTGGTGGCGACAACGGTATCGGACGTCTGGATCTGGTCGAGAATCGCTATGTTGGTATGAAAGCACGCGGTTGTTATGAAACACCCGGTGGCACCATCATGATGCGTGCTCATCGTGCCATCGAATCCATTACCCTGGATCGCGAGGTTGCTCATTTAAAAGACAGCCTGATGCCGAAATACGCCGAGCTGATCTATAACGGCTATTGGTGGAGCCCGGAGCGTCAATTGTTGCAGAAGATGATCGACGCCTCGCAAGAGCCGGTTAATGGCACAGTCCGCTTGAAGCTCTACAAGGGCAATGTGACCGTGGTGGGCCGTAAATCCGACGACAGCCTGTTTGATGAGAAAATGGCGACCATGGAAGACGACGCCGGCGCTTACAACCAGAAAGACGCTGAGGGTTTCATTAAACTGAACGCCTTACGCTTAAAGATTGCTGCCGCCAAAGGCCGTAGTCCGCTCTAA
- the hisF gene encoding imidazole glycerol phosphate synthase subunit HisF: MPLAKRIIPCLDVDRGRVVKGVNFLNIRDAGDPVEVAKRYNEQGADEITMLDITATHEGRGTMIETVRAIAGQVFIPLTVGGGIRTVADIRAMLNAGADKIGINSAAISNPAFVREASERFGAQCIVVAIDAKRVDDHWEIFTHGGRKATGINAVEWAIRMQAYGAGELLLTSMDRDGAKSGFDLALTRAISDAVSIPVIASGGVGTLEHLAEGVNLGHADAVLAASIFHFGEFTIADAKRHMASRNIEMRR, encoded by the coding sequence ATGCCATTAGCCAAACGAATTATTCCATGCTTGGATGTCGATCGGGGCCGAGTCGTTAAGGGTGTCAACTTCCTTAATATCCGCGACGCCGGGGACCCGGTCGAGGTCGCCAAACGCTATAACGAGCAGGGTGCCGACGAAATCACCATGCTCGACATCACCGCCACCCACGAAGGTCGCGGTACCATGATCGAGACGGTGCGTGCCATCGCCGGGCAGGTCTTTATCCCGCTGACGGTCGGCGGTGGCATTCGTACCGTCGCCGATATCCGCGCCATGCTCAATGCCGGCGCCGACAAGATTGGCATTAACTCGGCCGCCATCAGCAACCCAGCCTTTGTCCGCGAAGCCTCGGAGCGCTTCGGCGCCCAATGTATTGTGGTCGCCATCGATGCCAAACGCGTCGATGACCACTGGGAAATTTTTACCCATGGTGGCCGCAAGGCGACCGGCATAAACGCCGTTGAGTGGGCCATCCGCATGCAGGCGTATGGTGCGGGCGAATTGCTGTTGACCAGCATGGACCGAGATGGCGCCAAAAGCGGCTTCGACCTGGCCCTGACGCGCGCAATATCCGATGCGGTATCGATACCGGTGATCGCCAGTGGCGGTGTCGGCACCTTGGAGCACCTGGCCGAGGGCGTTAATCTGGGACATGCCGATGCCGTGCTAGCGGCCAGTATCTTTCACTTCGGGGAATTCACCATCGCCGATGCGAAGCGACATATGGCGTCACGCAATATTGAGATGCGCCGCTAA
- a CDS encoding YdcF family protein, with the protein MDNLFFIASKLIWMFISPANWLVLIPLLALLLNRLGWLIWARCTWALEIGLILLIGAYPVGQWLAEPLESYSAIPVPDAPAPDGIIVLGGAWQTEQADYWQQWELNHAAERELAFLMLAERYPAAKLVFTGGSGRVFSQGLKEAHWAQALYRDFGLDQTRLTLENESRNTDENARFSKRLVTPKIGERWWLITSAYHMPRSVGVFCQQGWSVTPYPVDHYYAGLSWRPNWQLAKHLQELERVLHEWLGLVVYRGTGKSSYLFPPRC; encoded by the coding sequence TTGGATAACCTCTTCTTTATCGCCTCAAAACTGATCTGGATGTTCATTTCACCGGCCAATTGGCTTGTGTTGATCCCGCTGCTGGCGCTTTTATTGAACCGCTTAGGGTGGCTGATATGGGCGCGCTGTACTTGGGCTCTAGAGATCGGGCTTATTTTACTGATTGGTGCCTATCCGGTCGGCCAATGGTTGGCTGAGCCATTAGAATCCTATAGTGCGATTCCTGTGCCGGATGCACCGGCTCCCGATGGCATTATCGTGCTTGGTGGGGCATGGCAGACCGAGCAAGCCGATTATTGGCAACAATGGGAGTTGAATCACGCCGCGGAACGCGAGCTGGCCTTTCTGATGCTGGCCGAGCGCTATCCGGCTGCTAAGCTAGTCTTTACCGGCGGATCGGGCCGCGTGTTTAGTCAAGGGCTGAAGGAAGCTCATTGGGCACAGGCTCTGTATCGGGATTTTGGTCTCGACCAGACGCGCTTAACGTTGGAAAACGAGAGTCGCAACACCGATGAAAACGCTCGCTTCAGCAAGCGACTGGTGACCCCCAAAATCGGCGAGCGCTGGTGGTTGATCACCAGCGCATACCATATGCCACGCTCGGTGGGGGTCTTTTGCCAGCAAGGTTGGTCGGTCACGCCCTACCCGGTGGACCACTACTATGCCGGCCTGTCCTGGCGTCCTAATTGGCAACTGGCCAAGCATCTGCAGGAGCTGGAGCGGGTTTTACACGAATGGCTGGGTCTGGTGGTGTATCGTGGCACGGGCAAAAGCAGTTATTTATTTCCCCCACGTTGTTAG
- the hisB gene encoding imidazoleglycerol-phosphate dehydratase HisB has protein sequence MSRQATVERNTNETQIRVSINLDGTGKATLNSSIPFLDHMLDQIARHGLFDLDVYCDGDNQIDDHHSAEDVGITLGQAFAKAVGDKKGLTRYGHSYVPLDEALSRVVVDLSGRPGLEFDCTFVRASIGTFDVDLFVEFFQGFVNHALVSLHIDNLKGRNAHHQAETIFKAFGRALRTAVSVDERQAGAIPSTKGVL, from the coding sequence ATGAGTCGCCAGGCGACAGTAGAACGCAACACTAACGAAACCCAGATTCGGGTGTCGATCAATCTAGACGGCACCGGCAAGGCGACGCTCAATTCGTCTATCCCTTTTCTGGACCATATGCTCGATCAGATTGCTCGCCACGGGCTTTTTGACCTAGACGTCTATTGTGACGGTGATAATCAAATAGATGATCACCATAGCGCCGAAGATGTGGGCATTACCCTGGGGCAAGCCTTTGCCAAGGCCGTTGGCGACAAGAAAGGCCTGACCCGTTACGGTCACAGCTATGTCCCGCTAGATGAGGCGCTGTCCCGCGTGGTGGTCGATTTATCCGGCCGACCGGGCCTAGAATTTGATTGCACCTTCGTCCGAGCCAGTATTGGCACCTTTGACGTCGATCTGTTCGTCGAGTTCTTTCAAGGTTTCGTCAACCATGCCCTAGTCTCTCTGCATATAGACAATCTAAAAGGTCGCAACGCGCATCACCAGGCTGAGACGATCTTCAAGGCCTTTGGACGAGCCTTACGAACGGCCGTGTCCGTCGATGAACGACAAGCTGGCGCAATTCCGTCCACTAAAGGCGTGCTGTAA
- the pfkA gene encoding 6-phosphofructokinase, which yields MIKKIGVLTSGGDAPGMNAAVRAVVRTAIAKGIEVYGIYDGYLGLHEGRIKKLERHNVSDMINRGGTFLGSARFPEFKEESVRHTAIANMRKLDIEALVVVGGDGSYMGAKKMTEMGFPCIGLPGTIDNDIAGTDYTIGFHTALNTVLDAIDRLRDTSSSHNRISIVEIMGRHCGDLTMMAAIGGGAEFTIIPEKGYNEDELVASIVSDVEKGKKHAIIAITEHITNVADLAMVIEKRTHLETRATILGHTQRGGSPCAFDRIMASEMGAFAVELLIQGEAGRCVGIQSNKLTHHDIIDAIENMARPFNQSIYDLTKILS from the coding sequence ATGATCAAGAAAATCGGTGTACTTACCAGCGGTGGCGATGCCCCAGGTATGAATGCGGCAGTTCGAGCGGTGGTTCGAACCGCTATTGCTAAGGGCATTGAAGTTTACGGCATCTATGACGGTTACTTAGGTTTGCATGAAGGTCGTATTAAGAAGCTCGAACGGCACAACGTCTCCGACATGATCAATCGAGGCGGTACCTTTCTCGGATCGGCACGTTTTCCGGAATTCAAAGAAGAGTCGGTACGCCACACCGCGATCGCCAATATGCGCAAGCTCGATATTGAGGCGCTGGTGGTCGTAGGAGGCGACGGCTCCTACATGGGTGCGAAGAAAATGACCGAAATGGGTTTTCCCTGTATCGGCCTGCCCGGCACCATCGACAATGATATCGCCGGCACCGACTATACCATCGGCTTTCATACCGCCTTAAATACAGTCCTAGATGCCATCGACCGATTGCGGGATACCAGTTCGTCACACAATCGTATTTCAATAGTCGAAATCATGGGTCGTCATTGTGGCGACTTAACCATGATGGCGGCCATCGGGGGCGGTGCGGAATTCACCATCATCCCCGAAAAGGGTTACAACGAAGACGAGTTGGTCGCCAGCATCGTCAGTGATGTCGAAAAAGGTAAAAAACACGCCATTATCGCGATCACCGAACACATCACCAATGTCGCGGACCTGGCAATGGTAATCGAAAAACGCACCCACTTGGAAACCCGCGCCACAATCTTGGGTCACACCCAACGTGGCGGTTCGCCGTGCGCATTCGATCGAATTATGGCCAGTGAAATGGGCGCCTTTGCCGTGGAATTATTAATACAGGGTGAAGCCGGCCGCTGTGTTGGCATACAGAGTAATAAACTCACCCACCACGATATTATCGATGCCATCGAGAATATGGCTCGACCCTTTAATCAGTCCATCTACGACCTCACCAAAATCCTCTCCTAA
- the hisH gene encoding imidazole glycerol phosphate synthase subunit HisH: MSKHLLTIIDYGMGNLHSVAKALEHVAPNFQVEITADKARIAAADHVILPGVGAIRDCMAEIRAQGVDTLVRDVLASGTPFLGICVGMQALMHSSDENGGVAGLNTFPGRVHCFPKDALDVHDLPMKVPHMGWNNVYQQAEHPLWQGIESGERFYFVHSYYVEPQPAYTIGTCHYGPEFAAMVGRDNLFATQFHPEKSHTAGLQLLKNFTDWNGRL, encoded by the coding sequence TTGAGCAAACACCTCCTGACCATTATCGACTACGGCATGGGCAACCTGCACTCGGTTGCCAAAGCCCTAGAGCATGTGGCACCCAATTTTCAGGTTGAAATTACTGCAGATAAGGCGCGTATCGCCGCTGCCGATCACGTGATATTGCCCGGCGTCGGTGCCATCCGCGATTGCATGGCGGAAATACGCGCGCAGGGCGTCGACACGCTGGTGCGCGACGTTCTGGCCAGCGGCACGCCCTTTTTGGGCATCTGTGTCGGCATGCAGGCGCTGATGCACTCCAGTGATGAAAACGGGGGCGTGGCTGGTCTCAACACCTTCCCCGGTCGGGTCCATTGTTTCCCGAAAGATGCGCTCGATGTCCACGATTTACCGATGAAAGTGCCCCATATGGGTTGGAATAACGTCTATCAACAAGCCGAACACCCGCTCTGGCAGGGCATTGAGTCAGGGGAGCGCTTCTATTTTGTCCACAGCTACTATGTTGAGCCACAACCGGCCTACACCATTGGTACCTGCCACTATGGACCCGAGTTTGCGGCGATGGTGGGCCGCGACAACCTGTTTGCCACTCAATTCCATCCGGAGAAAAGCCATACCGCCGGCTTGCAGCTACTCAAAAACTTTACCGACTGGAATGGGCGCCTGTAA
- the glnG gene encoding nitrogen regulation protein NR(I): protein MSKTKTIWVVDDDRSIRWVLERAISKQGHDCSVFESGEALLRKISTQTPDVIISDVRMDGMGGLELLARMQEEHPDIPVIIMTAHSDLDSAVSSFQGGAFEYLPKPFDVDEALALVERAIEHRAKHQPKEAVFVEESPTEIIGEAPAMQEVFRAIGRLSQSNITVLINGESGTGKELVAQALHRHSPRKTEPFIALNMAAIPRDLMESELFGHEKGAFTGAQNLRRGRFEQADGGTLFLDEIGDMPAETQTRLLRVLSDSEFYRVGGHLPIKVDVRIIAATHQNLEQLVEDGRFREDLFHRLNVIRIHIPKLSDRQEDIPKLLDFFLHKAAKELGVEAKTLRPDTQSYLTRLPWPGNVRQLENICRWITVMASGREVLVNDLPPELVEEVTPGGGHENWEQSLRNWTDRELARGENRILDLAIPAFERVMIETALKHTAGRRRDAAELLGWGRNTLTRKIKELGLDDGHDESD, encoded by the coding sequence ATGAGTAAGACCAAGACTATCTGGGTGGTTGATGACGACCGTTCTATCCGCTGGGTGTTGGAACGCGCTATCAGCAAACAGGGCCATGATTGCTCGGTGTTCGAAAGTGGTGAAGCCCTGCTGCGCAAGATATCGACCCAGACCCCCGATGTCATTATCAGCGACGTGCGTATGGATGGCATGGGCGGGCTGGAGTTGTTGGCGCGGATGCAGGAAGAGCATCCCGATATCCCGGTGATTATTATGACTGCCCATTCTGACCTAGACAGCGCGGTGTCGTCGTTTCAGGGCGGCGCCTTCGAGTATTTACCCAAGCCATTTGATGTCGACGAGGCGTTGGCCTTGGTCGAGCGAGCAATCGAGCACCGAGCGAAGCACCAACCCAAAGAAGCGGTTTTTGTTGAGGAGTCGCCAACTGAAATTATCGGTGAAGCGCCGGCCATGCAGGAAGTGTTTCGAGCCATCGGGCGTTTATCGCAAAGCAATATAACTGTATTGATCAATGGTGAGTCCGGTACCGGTAAAGAATTGGTGGCTCAGGCCCTGCACCGGCACAGTCCGCGTAAGACCGAGCCCTTTATTGCCCTGAATATGGCGGCCATCCCCCGTGATCTGATGGAATCGGAACTGTTTGGCCACGAGAAGGGCGCCTTTACCGGTGCGCAGAATTTACGTCGCGGCCGCTTTGAACAGGCCGATGGTGGCACGCTGTTTCTCGATGAGATCGGCGATATGCCGGCTGAAACTCAGACGCGTCTGTTGCGGGTGCTGTCCGACAGCGAATTTTACCGGGTCGGTGGGCATTTGCCGATCAAGGTGGATGTGCGCATCATTGCCGCAACCCATCAAAACCTTGAGCAGCTGGTCGAAGACGGGCGTTTTCGTGAAGATTTGTTTCACCGCTTGAATGTGATTCGAATTCACATCCCCAAATTGTCCGATCGGCAGGAGGATATTCCTAAGTTACTCGACTTCTTCCTGCACAAGGCGGCCAAAGAACTGGGCGTCGAAGCCAAAACCTTGCGACCGGATACCCAGTCTTACCTGACCCGGTTGCCCTGGCCCGGTAACGTCCGCCAGCTGGAAAATATTTGCCGCTGGATTACCGTGATGGCCTCGGGCCGGGAAGTCTTGGTGAATGACTTGCCGCCGGAGCTGGTCGAGGAGGTTACGCCGGGTGGCGGTCATGAGAACTGGGAACAATCGCTGCGCAACTGGACTGATCGTGAGTTAGCCCGCGGCGAGAACCGTATTCTTGATCTGGCGATCCCCGCCTTTGAACGGGTGATGATTGAAACCGCGCTGAAACACACCGCGGGTCGGCGTCGGGACGCCGCCGAATTGCTCGGCTGGGGTCGTAACACCCTGACCCGTAAGATCAAAGAGCTGGGCCTCGATGACGGCCATGACGAATCGGATTGA